CATCATCACGCCCATGATGCTCTTGCCGCTGACCTCGCGCCCGTTGGCGCCTGCACGCGCCACACGCACCTCGCAGGGGTATTGCGTGGCCAGCGTGACCAGCTTGGCCGCCGCGCGCGCGTGCAGGCCGAGCTTGTTGACGATAGTGACCTCGCGCTCAGGCATCGCTATCCCCATCACGGCATAGCAGGATACCGTCGCGCCCGCTGCTGACCGCGTTGCGCGCCTGTGCCTCGAGGTCCAGCGCCGGATAGTTATAGACGCTCACCAGCATCGGCAGGTTGAGGCCCGCGACCACGCGCGCGTGGCGGCCCTCGGCGATCCGGTTGGCGATGTTGCTCGGGGTCGAGCCGTAGGCGTCGGTCAGGATCAGCACGCCGCCGCCGCGGTCGAGACGCTCGACCAGACGCGCGCCCTGGCGCACCAGCGCGTCGGTGTCGAGCACGCGCTTGACCTCCATGACGTCGGTGGGCAGCGGTGGCGCACCCATGACCTCGGTCACGGTGCCAAGCAGGTCGTGACCCAGGCGCGCGTGCGTAACCAGCAGGACGGCGACACTCATGAAAGCTCGCTGTGGCGGACGAGGACCTGTGGATAGTGCTTGCGGAAGCGTTCGGCCAGGTTCTCGACCAGGTAGACCGAGCGATGCCGCCCGCCGGTGCAGCCGACCGCGACCGTGACGTAGGCGCGATTCTCGGCGCGGAAGCGGGGCAGCCACTTTTCCAGGTAGTCGCCGATGTCCTTCAGCATCTCGCGCACGTCGGGCTTGGCCTCCAGGAACTCGCGTACGGCGCGGTCGTGGCCGGTCAGCGGCCGCAGGCGGTCCTCCCAGTGCGGGTTGGGCAGGCAGCGCACGTCGAACACGAAATCCACGCCCTCCGGCACGCCGTTTTTGAAGCCGAAGGACTGGAACAGGATCGACAGGCTGCCGGGCTCGGCACCCTGCATGCGCGTGCGGATCAGTTCGCGCAGCTGGTGCACGTTGGTGTGGCTGGTGTCGAGCAGCAAATCCGCCATCCTCGCGATCGGCTGCAGCAGGCGGCGCTCCTTCTCGATCGCCTCGCGCAGCGGCGTCTTGGCGTCGCTCAGCGGGTGCTTGCGGCGGGTTTCGCTGTAGCGCCGCAGCAGCGTCTCGGTGTCGGCCTCGAAGAACCATACGCTGACGTCGACGCCGGCCTCGCGCAGCGAGGCGATGCGTTCCGGGAACAGATGAATGCCGCGCTCACGCGCGCGCGCGTCCACCCCGACCGCCAGGCGCTCGAAGTTGCGGTCTTGCTCGCGCACCACGTCGGCGGTAAACGTACGCAACAGCGACAGAGGGATGTTGTCGATACAGTAGTAGTCCAAGTCCTCGAGCATGTTCAGCGCCACGGTCTTGCCGGCGCCGGACAGGCCGCTGACGACGATCAGTTTCATGCCACGGCCAGGCCCCGCTCAGGCGGCCGCGGCGGGAGCGTAGCTGACCAGCAAAGCGTGCAGCTGGCGCGGATCGTTGGTGGCGCGCGCCTTGGCGCAAAAGCCCTCGTCGAGGAACATCTCGGCCAGCTGCGCCAGGATCTTCAGGTGTTCCTCGTTGCAGTTCTGCGGCACCAGGAGGCCGAACACCAGATCCACCTTCTGGTTGTCGTTGGCTTCGTAGTCCACGCCCTCACCGCCGATGCGCAGGAAGGCGCCAACGCTGTTCTCGATCCCGCGCACGCGTCCGTGCGGGATGGCCACGCCGCCGCCCAGGCCCGTGCTGCCCAGCTTCTCGCGACTGGAGAGGCTGCCGAGGATGTCTTCTTGCGCGAGCGCCGGGGCGCCGATGGCCAGCAGCCGGCTGATCTCCTCCAGTGCACGCTTCTTGCTGTGGAGGCTGGCCTGGAACTGCACCCGCTCGGGGCTGATGATGTCGGCGATGTTCATGATTCTGGTCCTGCTCCGATTCGGTGGCTGAAATGAAACGCCCCCGGCGGGAAGCACCGGGGGCGCGGGATCAGTGCCGGCGGTGGCCTTGCTCGGGATGGTGGTCCTTGCGCTTTTCCTTGAACTTGCAGATCTGCCGGTCGAGCTTGTCCATCAGCCGGTCGATTGCGGCATACATGTCCGGCTGGACCTCCTGAGCATGCAGGGTAGCGCCGCGTACGTGCAGCGTGGCCTCGGCCTTGTGGCGCAGTTTCTCGACCGTGAGGATCACGTTGGCGTCGATCAGGTGGTCGAAATGCCGTTCGATACGCTGCATCTTGGTGGTGACGAAGTTGCGCAGCGCTTCGGTCACGTCAACGTGGTGGCCGGAAATCTGCAGATTCATGATGCCTCCTTGACGGTTGCGTGGGTTTTCACCCGGGCCGGCGCCGTTCGTGCGAGGGCGGGATGTGCAGCTCCTCGCGGTACTTGGCGACCGTGCGCCGGGCAATGCGGATGCCGCCCTGCAGCAGCAGCTCGGCAAGCCGGCTGTCGCTCAGGGGGTCGGTGGGGGATTCCTGCTGGATCAGGCGCTTGATCATGGCCTGGATGGCGGTGGCCGAGGCGCTGCCGCCGGTGGTGGTCTGGACGTGGCTGGAGAAGAAGTACTTGAGTTCGTACAGCCCGCGGGGGGTGTGCATGTACTTGTTGGCGATCGCGCGCGACACCGTGGATTCGTGCACGCCCAGTTGGGCGGCGACATCGCGCAGAACCAGCGGCTTCATGGCCTCTTCGCCGTACTCCAGAAAGGCCCTTTGTTCCTCCACTATACACTGAGACACGCGCAGCAGG
The genomic region above belongs to Nevskiales bacterium and contains:
- the raiA gene encoding ribosome-associated translation inhibitor RaiA; the protein is MNLQISGHHVDVTEALRNFVTTKMQRIERHFDHLIDANVILTVEKLRHKAEATLHVRGATLHAQEVQPDMYAAIDRLMDKLDRQICKFKEKRKDHHPEQGHRRH
- a CDS encoding HPr family phosphocarrier protein — protein: MPEREVTIVNKLGLHARAAAKLVTLATQYPCEVRVARAGANGREVSGKSIMGVMMLAAGQGSRIRLIAEGEGAEQALSALADLINRRFDEEA
- a CDS encoding PTS fructose transporter subunit IIA, coding for MSVAVLLVTHARLGHDLLGTVTEVMGAPPLPTDVMEVKRVLDTDALVRQGARLVERLDRGGGVLILTDAYGSTPSNIANRIAEGRHARVVAGLNLPMLVSVYNYPALDLEAQARNAVSSGRDGILLCRDGDSDA
- the rapZ gene encoding RNase adapter RapZ; its protein translation is MKLIVVSGLSGAGKTVALNMLEDLDYYCIDNIPLSLLRTFTADVVREQDRNFERLAVGVDARARERGIHLFPERIASLREAGVDVSVWFFEADTETLLRRYSETRRKHPLSDAKTPLREAIEKERRLLQPIARMADLLLDTSHTNVHQLRELIRTRMQGAEPGSLSILFQSFGFKNGVPEGVDFVFDVRCLPNPHWEDRLRPLTGHDRAVREFLEAKPDVREMLKDIGDYLEKWLPRFRAENRAYVTVAVGCTGGRHRSVYLVENLAERFRKHYPQVLVRHSELS
- a CDS encoding PTS sugar transporter subunit IIA — protein: MNIADIISPERVQFQASLHSKKRALEEISRLLAIGAPALAQEDILGSLSSREKLGSTGLGGGVAIPHGRVRGIENSVGAFLRIGGEGVDYEANDNQKVDLVFGLLVPQNCNEEHLKILAQLAEMFLDEGFCAKARATNDPRQLHALLVSYAPAAAA